One region of Pseudomonas glycinae genomic DNA includes:
- the rbbA gene encoding ribosome-associated ATPase/putative transporter RbbA yields the protein MNSVAVHANAITHRYGERQALDGIAFSLPAGTRCGLIGPDGAGKSSLLGLIAGVKALQQGQLEVLGGPIQDRSHRNTLYARIAFMPQGLGGNLYPELSIRENVQFFATLFGLSADESAQRLHNLLLATDLLRFADRPAGKLSGGMKQKLGLCCALIHEPDLLILDEPTTGVDPLSRRKFWELIDDVRRQRPQLTLLVATAYMEEAEQFEHCLMLDGGRMIATGLSRELAAVTPSGKLDDAFTHFQGESRHATQPLHIPPYTGNTDIAIEAHDLTLRFGNFTAVDHVSFAIGRGEIFGFLGSNGCGKTTTMKVLTGLMPASEGSATLLGNPVDAKDLATRKRVGFMSQSFSLYGELSVRQNLELHARLFDLPKTESARRIDALIQRFDLHGVANQSSGALPLGIRQRLSLAVAVLHSPEVLILDEPTSGVDPAARDDFWRLLIELSRDQGVTIFLSTHFMNEAQRCDRISLMHAGKVLACDTPTALQQQFGGEYLEAAFVTCLEQAQGSAETAPPPAPSPAPKAPASSVREQVFSFGRLTAVARREGKELIRDKVRMAFALLGAIFMMVIFGFGISLDVENLAFAVYDQDQTPQSRAYLEAFRGSRYFAEQPPIEDAQALHRRLQRSEIKLALEIPPGFGRDLYAGHRPEVAAWLDGGMPFRAETSRNYVEAVHLANLEQLAEQSSPALTLPAPATLQTRFRYNQDVVSVNAIGPGVMALILAFIPAMLTALGIVREKELGSITNFYATPLTRLEFLLGKQLPYLLVSLVNLAVLVAMNRWLFGVPFKGSLPTLAFGGLLYVLATTSMGLLISAFTRTQIAAILGTMIITSLPTIQFSGLIVPRSSLEGAAAVMGLLFPAGHFLDIAVGTFTKALDLRQLWPQCLALGGFFIGFTGLSLIMLKKQEA from the coding sequence ATGAACAGCGTCGCGGTTCACGCGAACGCCATCACTCACCGCTATGGCGAGCGGCAAGCCCTGGATGGCATCGCGTTCAGCCTGCCGGCCGGTACCCGCTGCGGCTTGATTGGCCCTGACGGAGCGGGCAAATCCAGTCTGTTGGGGCTGATTGCGGGCGTGAAAGCCCTCCAGCAAGGGCAACTGGAAGTGCTTGGCGGTCCGATCCAGGATCGCAGCCACCGCAACACGCTGTACGCGCGTATCGCTTTCATGCCGCAGGGATTGGGCGGCAACCTGTACCCGGAACTGTCGATCCGCGAGAACGTGCAATTTTTCGCCACCTTGTTCGGCCTCTCCGCCGACGAAAGCGCGCAGCGCCTGCACAACCTGTTGCTCGCCACTGATCTGCTGAGGTTCGCCGATCGACCGGCCGGCAAACTCTCCGGTGGCATGAAACAGAAACTCGGACTGTGTTGTGCACTGATTCACGAACCGGATCTGTTGATCCTCGACGAGCCGACCACCGGCGTCGATCCGCTCTCGCGCCGCAAGTTCTGGGAGTTGATCGACGATGTTCGGCGCCAACGACCGCAGCTGACCCTGCTGGTCGCCACGGCCTACATGGAGGAAGCTGAACAATTCGAGCATTGCCTGATGCTCGACGGCGGCCGGATGATCGCCACCGGTCTGAGCCGCGAACTGGCTGCTGTCACGCCCAGCGGCAAGCTTGATGACGCCTTCACTCATTTTCAGGGTGAAAGCCGTCACGCCACTCAACCGCTGCACATCCCGCCTTATACCGGCAACACCGACATTGCCATCGAAGCTCACGACCTGACGTTGCGTTTCGGCAACTTTACGGCTGTGGACCACGTCAGCTTCGCGATCGGGCGAGGCGAGATTTTCGGTTTCCTTGGCTCCAATGGCTGCGGCAAGACCACCACAATGAAAGTCCTGACCGGACTGATGCCCGCCAGCGAAGGTAGCGCAACGCTGCTGGGCAATCCGGTGGATGCGAAGGATCTGGCCACGCGCAAACGGGTCGGATTCATGTCTCAGAGCTTTTCGCTGTATGGCGAACTCAGCGTGCGGCAGAACCTTGAACTGCACGCACGCCTGTTCGATTTGCCGAAAACCGAGAGCGCCCGGCGCATCGACGCGCTGATTCAACGCTTCGATCTGCACGGTGTCGCCAATCAATCGTCCGGGGCCTTGCCTCTGGGAATACGCCAGCGCCTGTCACTGGCGGTCGCGGTCTTGCACAGCCCGGAAGTGCTGATTCTGGATGAGCCGACCTCTGGAGTTGATCCCGCGGCGCGAGACGATTTCTGGCGTCTGTTGATCGAACTGTCCCGTGATCAAGGCGTGACCATTTTCCTTTCCACCCATTTCATGAACGAAGCTCAGCGTTGCGACCGCATCTCCCTGATGCACGCGGGCAAAGTGCTGGCCTGTGACACGCCGACGGCACTGCAACAACAGTTTGGCGGCGAGTACCTGGAGGCGGCGTTCGTGACCTGCCTTGAACAGGCTCAGGGTAGTGCCGAAACCGCTCCGCCTCCCGCGCCGTCACCGGCCCCGAAGGCGCCGGCCAGCTCCGTCAGGGAGCAGGTTTTCAGTTTCGGTCGTCTGACGGCAGTGGCTCGCCGCGAAGGCAAAGAACTGATCCGCGACAAAGTGCGCATGGCGTTTGCACTGCTGGGTGCCATTTTCATGATGGTGATTTTTGGCTTCGGGATTTCCCTGGATGTAGAGAACCTGGCCTTCGCCGTGTATGACCAGGATCAAACGCCACAAAGCCGCGCCTATCTGGAGGCCTTCCGCGGCTCCCGCTATTTCGCCGAACAGCCGCCCATCGAAGATGCACAGGCTCTGCATCGCCGGCTGCAACGTTCGGAAATCAAGCTGGCGCTGGAGATCCCGCCCGGATTCGGCCGCGACCTGTACGCCGGACATCGACCGGAAGTCGCGGCGTGGCTGGATGGCGGCATGCCCTTTCGCGCCGAGACCAGTCGCAACTACGTCGAGGCCGTCCATCTGGCCAATCTTGAGCAACTTGCCGAACAAAGCAGCCCGGCATTGACCCTGCCAGCCCCGGCCACGCTGCAGACCCGCTTTCGCTATAACCAGGATGTGGTCAGCGTCAATGCCATCGGCCCCGGCGTGATGGCGCTGATTCTGGCTTTCATTCCGGCGATGCTGACTGCGCTCGGCATCGTGCGCGAGAAAGAGCTGGGCTCGATCACCAATTTCTACGCCACGCCCCTGACCCGCCTCGAATTTCTGCTGGGCAAACAACTACCCTATCTGCTGGTCAGCCTGGTCAACCTCGCCGTGCTCGTGGCGATGAATCGCTGGCTGTTCGGCGTGCCCTTCAAGGGCAGCCTGCCGACCCTTGCGTTCGGCGGGCTGCTGTATGTACTGGCCACTACCAGCATGGGCCTGCTGATTTCAGCGTTCACCCGAACGCAGATCGCGGCGATCCTCGGCACCATGATCATCACCAGCCTGCCGACCATCCAGTTCTCCGGTCTGATCGTGCCGCGTTCTTCGCTGGAAGGAGCCGCCGCCGTGATGGGCTTGCTGTTTCCGGCCGGTCACTTCCTCGACATCGCCGTAGGAACGTTCACCAAAGCTCTGGACCTGCGTCAACTCTGGCCACAATGTCTGGCGCTGGGCGGCTTTTTTATCGGGTTCACCGGCTTGAGCCTGATCATGCTGAAGAAGCAGGAGGCCTGA
- a CDS encoding HlyD family secretion protein, whose amino-acid sequence MSTYRRSSLLYAGALILLLMAAGGFGYWKSMSNRLPEGLHSANGRLEATQVQIASKTPGRLAEVLVDEGDKVSKGQLLARMDTRTLEAQRNQAEAEVIRARENLATAQANVQLRLSEQLLAQQELGRSQSLFKHGFVSAQVIDQLQSRIGTASAAVTAARAQVAAVSAAIGAAQAQVAQLASEIDDSRLRAPIDGLIQLRMAEPGEVLGAGGRVLLLIDPGDQYMNLYLPASVAGRLAVGDEARILLDALPDQALPAKVSFVAAKSQFTPKEVETRDERQKLVFRVKLRLTRPGDVPQAKPGMPGTGYVRTAPIDWPAHLQ is encoded by the coding sequence ATGTCAACGTACCGACGCTCCTCTCTGTTATACGCCGGCGCCCTCATCCTGTTGTTGATGGCGGCCGGAGGCTTCGGCTACTGGAAATCCATGAGCAACCGCCTTCCCGAGGGGCTTCACAGCGCAAACGGGCGACTCGAGGCCACGCAAGTGCAGATCGCCAGCAAGACTCCGGGACGTCTCGCCGAGGTCTTGGTCGATGAAGGCGACAAGGTCAGCAAAGGGCAACTGCTTGCTCGAATGGACACCCGAACCCTCGAGGCCCAGCGCAATCAGGCCGAAGCCGAGGTTATCCGCGCCCGCGAGAACCTCGCCACCGCCCAGGCCAACGTACAGTTGCGCCTGAGCGAGCAACTGCTGGCCCAGCAGGAACTTGGCCGCTCACAGTCGTTGTTCAAGCATGGTTTTGTCAGCGCGCAGGTCATCGATCAACTGCAATCACGGATCGGCACCGCTAGCGCTGCTGTGACTGCTGCCCGGGCACAGGTCGCTGCAGTCAGCGCGGCCATCGGTGCAGCCCAGGCCCAGGTTGCGCAACTGGCCAGCGAGATCGATGACAGCCGTCTGCGCGCGCCGATCGACGGGCTGATCCAGCTGCGCATGGCCGAACCCGGCGAAGTGCTGGGTGCCGGCGGCCGAGTCCTGCTGCTGATCGATCCCGGCGACCAATACATGAATCTTTACTTGCCGGCCTCCGTCGCCGGGCGTCTGGCGGTCGGCGATGAAGCGCGGATCCTGCTCGACGCCCTGCCCGACCAGGCATTGCCGGCGAAAGTCAGTTTCGTGGCGGCCAAATCGCAATTCACACCCAAAGAGGTCGAAACCCGCGACGAGCGGCAAAAACTGGTCTTTCGCGTCAAGCTGCGCCTGACCCGACCTGGCGACGTCCCCCAGGCCAAGCCCGGCATGCCCGGCACGGGCTATGTGCGCACCGCGCCGATCGACTGGCCGGCCCATCTGCAATGA
- a CDS encoding EVE domain-containing protein produces MAYWLMKSEPDELSIKGLEKLGKARWDGVRNYQARNFLRAMAVGDEFFFYHSSCPEPGIAGIGKIIEAAYPDPTALEPQSHYYDPKATPDKNAWSAIDVAHVETFSRVLKLDYLKQQTALAEMPLVQKGSRLSVMPVTAEQWAAVLGLR; encoded by the coding sequence ATGGCCTACTGGCTGATGAAATCCGAGCCCGACGAGCTCTCGATCAAGGGCCTGGAAAAGCTCGGCAAAGCGCGCTGGGACGGGGTTCGCAACTATCAGGCACGCAATTTCCTGCGGGCCATGGCGGTGGGAGACGAATTCTTTTTCTACCACTCCAGCTGCCCGGAGCCGGGAATTGCCGGAATCGGCAAAATAATCGAAGCCGCGTACCCGGATCCCACCGCACTGGAACCGCAAAGCCATTACTACGACCCGAAAGCCACCCCGGATAAAAACGCCTGGAGCGCAATTGATGTCGCCCACGTCGAAACTTTCAGCCGGGTCTTGAAGCTGGATTATCTGAAACAGCAGACCGCGTTGGCCGAGATGCCACTGGTGCAGAAGGGCTCGCGACTGTCGGTGATGCCGGTGACGGCCGAGCAGTGGGCGGCAGTACTCGGTTTGCGCTGA
- a CDS encoding 5-formyltetrahydrofolate cyclo-ligase, producing MTEPALLPRPQLRRLLRKARRSLTRSEQRQAAEGLYKQLAQDPHFRRAKHISLYLPTDGEIDPRLLLRAAQRRGKKTYLPVLSAWPRTKMVFQQIRPGEKLKPNRYRILEPRANLARQRKVWALDLVLLPLVGFDDVGGRLGMGGGFYDRSLAYLARRQNWRKPTLLGLAHECQKVERLAQASWDVPLQGTVTDKAWYFAR from the coding sequence ATGACCGAACCCGCGTTGCTGCCCCGCCCCCAACTGCGCCGCCTGTTGCGCAAGGCCCGCCGCTCGCTGACGCGAAGCGAACAACGCCAGGCCGCCGAAGGCCTGTATAAACAACTGGCACAAGACCCGCACTTTCGCCGGGCAAAACACATTTCCCTGTACCTGCCCACCGACGGTGAAATCGACCCGCGCCTGTTGCTGCGCGCCGCCCAGCGTCGGGGCAAGAAAACCTACCTGCCAGTGCTCAGTGCCTGGCCACGGACCAAAATGGTCTTTCAGCAAATCCGCCCCGGCGAAAAACTCAAACCCAACCGTTACCGCATTCTTGAACCGCGCGCCAATCTGGCGCGTCAGCGCAAGGTCTGGGCGCTGGATCTGGTGTTGTTGCCACTGGTGGGGTTTGACGATGTCGGCGGACGCCTGGGTATGGGCGGCGGATTCTACGACCGCAGCCTGGCGTATCTGGCCCGACGACAGAACTGGCGCAAGCCGACGCTGCTGGGCCTGGCCCATGAATGTCAGAAAGTCGAACGTCTCGCGCAAGCGAGCTGGGATGTACCGTTGCAGGGAACGGTGACAGACAAGGCGTGGTATTTCGCGAGATAG
- a CDS encoding cell division protein ZapA: protein MSSSNSVTVQILDKEYSIICPQEERSNLISAARYLDGKMREIRSSGKVIGADRIAVMAALNITHDLLHKEERPDIQASGSTREQVRDLLDRVDLVLADDPDISKG from the coding sequence ATGAGTTCAAGCAATAGCGTTACCGTGCAGATCCTCGACAAAGAGTATTCGATCATCTGTCCCCAGGAAGAGCGCAGCAATCTGATCAGCGCCGCCCGCTACCTGGACGGCAAGATGCGCGAAATCCGCAGCAGCGGCAAAGTCATCGGCGCCGACCGCATCGCCGTGATGGCCGCGCTGAACATCACCCACGATCTCTTGCACAAAGAAGAGCGTCCGGACATCCAGGCCAGCGGTTCGACCCGTGAACAGGTGCGTGACTTGCTCGATCGTGTCGATCTGGTGCTGGCCGACGATCCGGACATCAGCAAGGGCTGA
- a CDS encoding TIGR02449 family protein: protein MEDTDLQALMARLELLITRVEQLKSQNALLHAQEKTWREERAHLIEKNEIARRKVESMISRLKALEQDS from the coding sequence ATGGAAGACACCGACCTGCAAGCGCTGATGGCCAGACTCGAACTGCTGATTACCCGAGTCGAGCAACTAAAGAGTCAAAATGCACTCTTACATGCTCAGGAAAAGACCTGGCGCGAGGAACGCGCGCACCTCATTGAAAAAAACGAAATCGCCCGGCGTAAGGTCGAATCGATGATTTCGCGCCTCAAGGCCCTGGAGCAAGACTCATGA
- a CDS encoding YecA family protein, with translation MPIQNSPYQGFATLLNSSGHSVSPAELHGLLLGRSCAGAGFNAEEWLIDAAELLESEPQDNVRNALIGLQEMVKSELTGDDVTVVLLLPNDDAPLAERAAALGEWCQGFLTGFGLNCRDSSMLSTEATEVLQDLAAISQVQDALEESEDGESDYMEVMEYLRVAPLLLFSETKKADVPPAAKPSLH, from the coding sequence ATGCCCATTCAGAATTCCCCGTACCAAGGCTTCGCCACCCTGCTGAACTCCAGCGGTCACTCCGTTTCGCCTGCCGAACTGCACGGCCTGTTGCTCGGCCGCAGTTGTGCCGGCGCCGGCTTCAATGCCGAAGAGTGGCTGATCGACGCCGCCGAGCTGCTTGAAAGCGAGCCGCAGGACAACGTTCGCAACGCGCTGATCGGCCTGCAGGAAATGGTCAAGAGCGAACTCACCGGCGACGACGTCACCGTGGTTCTGCTGCTGCCGAACGATGACGCACCTCTGGCCGAGCGCGCCGCCGCGCTGGGCGAATGGTGCCAGGGCTTCCTCACCGGTTTCGGCCTGAACTGCCGCGACAGCAGCATGCTGAGCACCGAAGCTACCGAAGTGTTGCAGGATTTGGCAGCGATCTCCCAGGTGCAAGACGCACTGGAAGAGTCCGAAGACGGCGAAAGCGACTATATGGAAGTCATGGAGTACCTGCGAGTAGCGCCGCTGCTGCTGTTCTCCGAAACCAAAAAGGCCGACGTGCCGCCAGCGGCCAAGCCGTCGCTGCACTGA
- the pepP gene encoding Xaa-Pro aminopeptidase translates to MIHIPKAEYARRRKALMAQMEPNSIAILPAAAVAIRNRDVEHVYRQDSDFQYLSGFPEPQAVIVLMPGREHGEYVLFCRERNAERELWDGLRAGQEGAIRDFGADDAFPITDIDDILPGLIEGRDRVYSAMGSNPEFDRHLMDWINVIRSKAHLGAQPPNEFVALDHLLHDMRLYKSAAEVKVMREAARISAQAHIRAMQASRAGLYEYSLEAELDYEFRKGGAKMPAYGSIVAAGRNSCILHYQQNDALLKDGDLVLIDAGCEIDCYASDITRTWPVNGKFSAEQKAIYELVLASQEAAFAEIAPNKHWNQAHEATVRVITAGLVKLGLLQGEVDELISTEAYKAFYMHRAGHWLGMDVHDVGEYKVGGEWRVLEVGMALTVEPGIYIAPDNQNVAKKWRGIGVRIEDDVVVTKSGCEILTGGVPKTVAEIEALMAQARTCAA, encoded by the coding sequence ATGATCCATATCCCAAAAGCGGAATACGCCCGACGCCGCAAGGCGCTGATGGCGCAGATGGAACCCAACAGCATCGCGATCCTGCCGGCCGCCGCGGTCGCCATCCGCAACCGCGATGTCGAGCACGTCTATCGCCAGGACAGCGACTTCCAATACCTCAGCGGTTTCCCAGAGCCACAGGCGGTCATCGTCCTGATGCCCGGTCGCGAGCATGGCGAGTACGTGCTGTTCTGCCGTGAACGCAACGCCGAACGCGAACTCTGGGACGGCCTGCGCGCCGGCCAGGAAGGTGCGATCCGCGATTTCGGCGCCGATGACGCTTTCCCCATCACCGACATCGACGACATTCTGCCGGGCCTGATCGAAGGCCGCGACCGGGTGTATTCGGCCATGGGCAGCAACCCGGAATTCGACCGCCACCTGATGGACTGGATCAACGTGATCCGCTCCAAGGCGCACCTCGGCGCCCAGCCGCCGAACGAATTCGTTGCCCTGGATCACCTGCTGCACGACATGCGCCTGTATAAATCGGCGGCAGAAGTGAAGGTGATGCGCGAAGCAGCGCGGATCTCCGCCCAGGCCCACATCCGGGCGATGCAGGCCAGCCGTGCCGGGCTGTACGAGTACAGCCTCGAAGCCGAACTGGATTACGAGTTCCGCAAGGGCGGAGCGAAAATGCCCGCCTACGGTTCGATCGTCGCCGCTGGGCGCAACAGCTGCATCCTGCATTACCAGCAAAATGACGCGCTGCTCAAGGACGGCGATCTGGTGCTGATCGACGCCGGTTGCGAGATCGACTGCTACGCCAGCGACATCACCCGCACCTGGCCGGTCAACGGCAAGTTCTCGGCCGAGCAGAAAGCGATCTACGAATTGGTATTGGCTTCGCAGGAAGCCGCGTTCGCCGAAATCGCTCCGAACAAACACTGGAACCAGGCGCACGAAGCCACGGTTCGGGTCATCACCGCCGGGCTGGTGAAGCTGGGGTTGTTGCAGGGCGAAGTCGACGAATTGATCTCTACCGAGGCCTACAAAGCGTTTTACATGCACCGCGCCGGCCACTGGCTCGGGATGGATGTGCATGACGTCGGCGAATACAAGGTCGGCGGCGAATGGCGGGTGCTGGAAGTCGGCATGGCGCTGACCGTGGAGCCGGGCATCTACATCGCCCCGGACAATCAGAACGTAGCGAAGAAATGGCGCGGCATTGGCGTGCGCATCGAGGATGACGTGGTAGTGACCAAGAGCGGTTGTGAAATCCTGACCGGCGGCGTGCCGAAAACCGTCGCCGAGATCGAAGCCCTGATGGCGCAAGCACGGACCTGCGCGGCATGA
- the ubiH gene encoding 2-octaprenyl-6-methoxyphenyl hydroxylase, with protein MSRVNLAIIGGGLVGASLALALQAGAKARGWKIVLIEPFAPGDTWQPSYDARSSALSFGSRQIYQRLGVWQEISRRAEPIKQIHVSDRGRFSTARLSAMEEGVPALGYVVENAWLGQCLWQHLDKEVISWRCPAEVSRMEPLPDGYRLTLNDETTVECDLAVLADGGRSGLREQLGINVRKRPYNQSALIANITPSEAHNGMAFERFTDEGPMALLPLPENRCALVWTRLGMDAQRLADLSERDFLSELQGVFGYRLGTLKQVGARHLYPLSLVEAEEQVRSHLAVLGNAAHSLHPIAGQGFNLSLRDADALAAALLASDKPLGDFATLQAYRERQRLDQDLTVGFSDQVTRLFGSTQPLVSLGRNIGLLGLDLLPPAKRWFARQAMGLGTRPDA; from the coding sequence ATGAGTCGGGTCAATCTGGCAATCATCGGTGGCGGTCTGGTCGGTGCCAGTCTGGCGTTGGCCTTGCAGGCCGGGGCCAAGGCCCGTGGCTGGAAGATCGTGCTGATCGAACCGTTCGCCCCCGGTGATACGTGGCAGCCAAGCTATGACGCACGTTCGTCGGCGCTGTCCTTCGGCTCCCGACAGATCTATCAACGGCTGGGCGTTTGGCAGGAAATCTCCCGCCGCGCCGAGCCGATCAAGCAGATTCACGTGTCCGACCGTGGTCGTTTTTCCACCGCTCGCCTGTCGGCGATGGAAGAGGGCGTTCCGGCGCTCGGCTATGTCGTTGAAAACGCCTGGCTCGGCCAGTGCCTGTGGCAGCACCTCGACAAAGAGGTGATCAGTTGGCGCTGCCCGGCGGAGGTTTCCCGCATGGAGCCGCTGCCCGACGGCTATCGCCTGACCCTCAACGATGAAACCACGGTCGAGTGCGATCTGGCGGTGCTCGCCGATGGCGGCCGTTCCGGTCTGCGCGAGCAACTGGGCATCAACGTACGCAAGCGTCCGTATAACCAGAGCGCGCTGATCGCCAACATCACGCCGAGCGAAGCGCACAACGGCATGGCCTTCGAGCGCTTCACCGACGAAGGTCCGATGGCGCTGCTGCCGCTGCCGGAAAACCGCTGCGCGCTGGTCTGGACCCGTCTGGGCATGGACGCGCAACGGCTGGCCGACCTGAGCGAACGTGATTTCCTCAGCGAGCTGCAAGGCGTGTTCGGTTACCGCCTCGGCACCCTGAAGCAGGTCGGCGCGCGACATCTGTATCCGCTGTCGCTGGTGGAAGCCGAAGAGCAGGTGCGCTCGCATCTGGCCGTGCTCGGCAACGCCGCCCACAGCCTGCACCCGATTGCCGGGCAGGGTTTCAACCTGTCCCTGCGCGATGCCGATGCGTTGGCCGCCGCGCTGCTGGCCAGCGACAAACCGCTGGGAGATTTCGCCACGCTGCAGGCCTATCGCGAGCGTCAGCGTCTCGATCAGGACCTCACCGTCGGTTTCTCCGATCAGGTTACGCGCCTGTTCGGCAGCACTCAGCCGCTGGTGTCGCTGGGGCGCAACATCGGCCTGCTCGGCCTCGATCTGCTGCCACCGGCCAAACGCTGGTTCGCCCGTCAGGCCATGGGGCTGGGGACGCGGCCGGATGCGTGA
- a CDS encoding DUF4442 domain-containing protein, whose protein sequence is MREWLIRRFGKARLMRWIMTLYPPYFGAGVRVQHISDDFRDIRVSMGLGWYNRNYVGTQFGGSLYSMVDPFFMLMLMENLGSRYIVWDKAADIDFISPGKGPVFARFNIDDTLLDEIRRQTASGEKYLPQLQVDIHDGAGNLVARVGKTLYVRLKPPARQA, encoded by the coding sequence ATGCGTGAGTGGCTGATCAGACGGTTTGGCAAGGCGCGGCTGATGCGCTGGATCATGACGCTCTACCCGCCGTACTTCGGCGCCGGTGTCCGGGTGCAGCACATCAGCGATGACTTTCGTGACATCCGGGTCTCGATGGGCCTGGGCTGGTACAACCGCAATTACGTCGGCACCCAGTTCGGCGGCAGTCTGTATTCGATGGTCGATCCGTTCTTCATGTTGATGCTCATGGAGAACCTCGGCTCGCGCTACATCGTCTGGGACAAGGCCGCCGACATTGATTTCATATCGCCGGGCAAAGGCCCGGTGTTCGCCCGGTTCAACATCGACGACACCCTGCTCGACGAGATCCGTCGGCAGACCGCCAGTGGCGAGAAATACCTGCCGCAGTTGCAGGTCGACATTCATGACGGCGCCGGCAACCTGGTGGCGCGGGTCGGTAAAACCCTTTACGTGCGGCTCAAGCCGCCAGCGAGACAGGCTTAA
- a CDS encoding 2-octaprenyl-3-methyl-6-methoxy-1,4-benzoquinol hydroxylase → MRADVLIVGAGMVGSALALALQGSGLEVLLLDGSPLSVKPFNGDAPFEPRVSALSAASQRILDRLGVWDGIVNRRSSPYTDMHVWDGSGTGQIHFSASSVHADVLGHIVENRVVQDALLDRLHDCDLGLLANARLEQMRRSGDDWLLTLADGRTLRAPLVIAADGANSAVRRLTGVATREWDYLHHAIVTSVRSSKPHRMTAWQRFTDHGPLAFLPLERDGQQDWCSIVWSTTPSEAERLMALEEADFCRELERAFEGCLGEVISADPRLCVPLRQRHAKRYVAEGLALIGDAAHTIHPLAGQGVNLGFLDAAVLAEVLLQANERGERLADVKVLSRYERRRMPHNLALMAAMEGFERLFQADPLPLRWLRNTGLKIVEQMPEAKALFVREALGLTGDLPALAKA, encoded by the coding sequence ATGCGCGCGGATGTGCTGATTGTCGGAGCCGGAATGGTCGGCAGCGCCCTGGCGCTGGCGTTGCAGGGCAGCGGGCTGGAAGTCCTGCTGCTCGACGGCAGCCCGTTGAGCGTCAAACCCTTCAATGGCGACGCACCGTTCGAGCCACGGGTGAGCGCACTGTCGGCGGCCAGCCAGCGGATCCTCGATCGCCTCGGCGTATGGGACGGCATCGTCAATCGACGCAGCAGCCCTTACACCGACATGCACGTCTGGGACGGCAGCGGCACCGGCCAGATTCATTTCTCGGCCAGCAGCGTGCACGCCGATGTGCTCGGCCACATTGTCGAAAACCGCGTGGTCCAGGATGCCTTGCTCGACCGTCTGCACGATTGCGACCTGGGCCTGCTGGCCAACGCGCGGCTGGAGCAGATGCGTCGTTCCGGTGACGACTGGCTGCTGACCCTGGCCGATGGTCGCACCTTGCGCGCGCCGCTGGTGATTGCGGCGGATGGCGCCAATTCCGCGGTGCGCCGTCTGACCGGCGTCGCCACCCGCGAGTGGGATTACCTGCATCACGCCATCGTCACCAGCGTGCGCAGCAGCAAGCCGCACCGCATGACCGCGTGGCAGCGATTCACCGATCACGGGCCGCTGGCGTTTTTGCCGCTGGAGCGTGACGGTCAGCAGGATTGGTGCTCGATCGTCTGGTCGACCACGCCGAGCGAAGCCGAACGGCTGATGGCGCTGGAGGAAGCGGACTTCTGCCGTGAGCTGGAGCGCGCGTTCGAAGGTTGCCTCGGCGAGGTCATCAGCGCCGACCCGCGCCTGTGTGTGCCGCTGCGTCAGCGTCACGCCAAGCGCTACGTGGCCGAAGGCCTGGCGCTGATCGGTGATGCCGCACACACCATTCACCCGTTGGCGGGGCAGGGTGTGAACCTGGGTTTCCTCGACGCCGCGGTGCTGGCTGAGGTGCTGTTGCAAGCCAACGAACGTGGCGAACGCCTGGCGGACGTAAAAGTCCTGAGCCGCTACGAGCGTCGGCGCATGCCGCACAATCTGGCGCTGATGGCGGCGATGGAAGGCTTCGAGCGGTTGTTCCAGGCTGACCCGCTGCCGCTGCGTTGGTTGCGTAATACCGGACTGAAAATCGTCGAGCAGATGCCCGAGGCCAAGGCGTTGTTTGTGCGTGAAGCATTGGGGCTGACCGGGGACTTGCCGGCCCTGGCCAAGGCCTGA